In one window of Porites lutea chromosome 8, jaPorLute2.1, whole genome shotgun sequence DNA:
- the LOC140945504 gene encoding peroxidasin homolog encodes MGPPGKSGKTGITGPAGPRGEKGDKGDPGPKGMPGPPGKPGKSTSAPQVMLSPAEQTRDEGGDTAFYGTVTGSPSPVVEWQFMGRKLLSGAKYLIKEGELIVRNLNYSDAGPYTCAARNILGSSEAISNLTVRGLPIFTRVPPSIATPVQGSTFQVTCQAEGYPRPEINWTRAAMPLHAGRTSINQGTFTINNLSPDDSGFYECVATNIMGTKKTRINVAVQVRRLGLYCRHRIYLNH; translated from the exons ATGGGACCTCCTGGAAAAtccggaaaaacaggaataacTGGTCCTGCAGGACCGAGAGGAGAAAAGGGAGATAAAGGAGACCCTGGGCCAAAAGGCATGCCGGGACCACCTGGAAAGCCTGGAAAATCGACATCTGCTCCACAAGTGATGTTGTCGCCAGCAGAGCAGACACGAGATGAGGGAGGAGACACGGCATTTTATGGTACGGTCACAGGAAGTCCTTCCCCAGTCGTGGAATGGCAATTTATGGGCAGAAAGCTTCTGTCAGGTGCAAAGTATTTGATTAAAGAAGGAGAGTTGATCGTTAGAAATCTGAATTACAGCGATGCTGGGCCGTACACGTGTGCTGCTAGGAACATTCTTGGATCGTCCGAGGCCATTAGTAACTTGACTGTCAGAG GTCTTCCAATCTTCACAAGAGTTCCACCCTCAATTGCCACACCAGTACAAggttctacgtttcaagtaactTGTCAAGCTGAAGGATATCCTCGCCCCGAAATAAACTGGACTAGAGCAGCAATGCCTTTACATGCTGGAAGGACCAGTATAAACCAAGGTACATTTACCATTAACAACTTGAGTCCTGATGACAGCGGTTTTTATGAATGCGTGGCTACTAATATTATGGGAACAAAGAAGACAAGAATCAACGTGGCAGTGCAAGTGCGTCGCTTAGGTTTGTATTGCAGGCACCGCATATATCTAAATCACTGA
- the LOC140945505 gene encoding uncharacterized protein has protein sequence MQVRKRRNVLNDTSTGITIHELRKEISKQFEQLMPTKYCKSSEKVCPTGPPGCPGPIGARGPRGRRGPKGKKGPQGLMGPPGKSGKTGITGPAGPKGEKGDKGDPGPKGMSGPPGRPGKSISAPQVMLSPAEQTRDEGRNTAFYCTVAGNPSSVVEWLFKGRKLLSGAKYLIKEGELIVRNLNYSDAGPYTCAARNILGSSEATGNLSVRGLPIFTKVPPLLAAPVQGTTFEVTCQAEGYPCPVVTWTRAAMPLPGKTKINQGTLTINNLIPADDGLYDCVATNIIGTKKTRVNVAVQRSSAAGLHDSVIVGKNKNHLTSLSNWLAPITKSVNSLWKRCWRASVDGWAASTFHSRCDGKGPTVTIIRVGRYIFGGYTSISWASCSGRYQYDSKAFLFSLVNKPGWAPVKLSLQYSSGKYSTFFRSSYGPTFGGGHAIHISNYASSNSYSYSNLGLTYSPPSGYSYGSTFAKTFLAGTYQFTPDEVETFYETT, from the exons ATGCAGGTAAGAAAGCGAAGAAACGTTTTGAACGACACTTCAACTGGCATCACCATACATGAACTGAGAAAAGAAATCAGCAAACAGTTTGAACAACTTATGCCCACCAAGTACTGTAAGTCAAGTGAGAAGGTATGTCCCACAGGTCCCCCTGGATGTCCTGGTCCCATTGGAGCGAGGGGACCACGTGGCAGGAGGGGACCAAAAGGCAAGAAAGGCCCTCAAGGTCTCATGGGACCTCCTGGAAAATCtggaaaaacaggaataacTGGTCCCGCAGGGCCGAAAGGAGAAAAGGGAGATAAAGGAGACCCTGGGCCAAAAGGCATGTCGGGACCACCTGGAAGGCCTGGAAAATCGATATCTGCTCCACAAGTGATGTTGTCGCCAGCAGAGCAGACACGAGATGAGGGAAGAAATACGGCATTTTATTGCACTGTAGCGGGAAATCCTTCCTCAGTCGTGGAATGGCTATTTAAGGGTAGAAAGCTTCTGTCCGGTGCAAAGTATTTGATTAAAGAAGGAGAGTTGATCGTTAGAAATCTGAATTACAGCGATGCTGGGCCGTACACATGTGCTGCTAGGAACATTCTTGGATCGTCCGAGGCCACTGGTAACTTGTCTGTTCGAG gTCTTCCAATATTCACAAAAGTTCCACCTTTACTTGCTGCACCGGTACAAGGCACCACATTCGAAGTAACCTGTCAAGCTGAAGGCTATCCCTGTCCCGTAGTAACCTGGACTAGAGCAGCAATGCCTTTACCtggaaaaacgaaaataaaccAAGGCACACTTACCATTAACAACTTGATTCCTGCTGACGACGGTTTATACGACTGTGTAGCTACTAACATTattggaacaaagaaaactAGGGTCAACGTGGCAGTGCAGCGTAGCTCAGCTGCAG GTTTGCACGACTCTGTTATTgtgggaaaaaacaaaaatcacttgACCTCGTTAAGCAACTGGCTTGCACCTATCACAAAAAGCGTCAATTCTCTCTGGAAGCGCTGTTGGCGTGCATCCGTGGACGGCTGGGCTGCAAGTACATTTCACTCCCGGTGTGACGGCAAGGGCCCGACTGTGACAATAATAAGGGTCGGGAGATATATTTTTGGAGGATACACAAGTATTTCATGGG CTTCTTGTTCTGGCCGGTATCAATACGACTCAAAAGCCTTCTTATTTTCGCTGGTAAACAAGCCAGGATGGGCGCCTGTCAAATTGTCTCTACAATATAGTTCTGGCAAATATTCCACATTCTTTCGCTCATCCTATGGGCCTACATTTGGAGGAGGACATGCCATTCACATTTCCAACTACGCGTCATCTAATAGCTATTCTTACAGCAACCTTGGCCTTACTTACAGCCCACCGAGTGGATACAGCTACGGCAGCACCTTCGCCAAAACATTCCTGGCGGGAACATACCAGTTCACACCAGACGAAGTTGAAACCTTTTACGAAACAACCTAA